GAGGCTAGAGAGTATAAAGAATTTGGAATAATTGGGAAACAGAGAATAGTGAATTTTTTGAAGCTTGCTTATGGTGCTTTTGAGAAAGTAGGTATCTGGTATGAAAAAGTTGAGTAGTAGTCATTTGTCATTGGTCATTTGTCATTAGTACCAATGACCAATGACAAATCTTAGCAGGAGATTGGATGGGGGTGCGATGGCGTACCCGCCTGACGTTGGCGATCGCTTGGCGAATTTGACTACAATTCTTAGAAAGAGTAGCAAAAATCTAATGTCTAAAAAGTCCGATTCTCAGTTTCAAAATCTCTTTAGTTCACCCAAATCAAGCAACTGGGACGAAAGATTAGCCCAAATCGCCTATCGCTTTAACCGAGAATATCAACGTGAAACCTTTGAACTTCCAGCAGAAGTACAGGCGATGCCAATATTTGCCGAGTGGATTGCTGGAAGTTTCTCAGGGAGAATTGCTTCCCCTTTTTGGGAAATTGCTAAACCTCAAAAAAACCAACACTGTATAGATATTGGCTGTGGGATCAGCTTTTTAATCTATCCTTGGCGGGATTGGCAAGCATTTTTTCATGGGCAAGAAATTAGTAATGTGGCACGCGATACCCTGAATTCTCGTGGGCCACAGTTGAATTCTAAGCTGTTCAAAGGGGTTGAGTTGGGAGCAGCCCATCAGTTAAACTATCCACCAGAGCAATTTGACTTAGCGATCGCCACAGGATTCAGCTGCTATTTTCCACTCGAATACTGGAATGCTGTACTAGCAGAAGTCAAGCGGGTGTTAAAGCCAGGTGGACATTTTGTGTTTGACGTTCTCAACCCAGAACAGCCTTTAGCAGAAGATTGGGCAGTTCTAGAAACCTATTTGGGAGCTGAAGTGTTTTTAGAGCCTTTGGCTAAGTGGGAAAAAACGATTAAGGCGGCTGGTGCTAAAATAATGACGCAGAAATCAGGGGAATTATTCGAGTTGTATAAGGTGCGATTTTAAAAATACTATTACTCAGGGATAAGTGGACTTAATGGATCTAAAGAAGTTGTAAAAACAAAATAGATTACCCCAGTTCCAAGAATCATCACAGCGAGACTGAACAGCAACACCCAACGGTCTGTTGGTTCATAAGTATCTTCTTCAATATCACGACGAACAGCAAAATAGTGTGACGTTGAAAGCCACACTGTAATTAAACCCACCAGCGAGAAGACTAAACCTAACTTCCAGCCGTTGCCAGGACGCGGTACTAAAGGTACATGGAAGGCACGCAAACGTACAATAACAACACCAAAGCCTAAAAGAGCGATCCCTGTTCGCATCCAAGCAAGGTAGGTACGCTCATTTGCCAAGTGATCTCGGATTCTGGACGGATTCAGTCGTCCTGGCTTTTTTTTATCTTTATCTTCTTCTGTAGGTTTCAATTTTAACTGCATCAATAATACCCTTATCCCCAAAGCGGCTCTGATCAAAAAAATGCGGAGGTAGTAGGAAATCTCTTTCCAGATTACTTGCACCCAGCGCAATAGTTGCGCTACTGAAATATACTTGTTGTGATTGTACATTTTTTTCAAATTCAAAATTTATTTTAATGCAGATATGTAAATAAAACAAGCCTGACAGAATAATTCGTAATTCGTAATTGATGATATAGAGCAAGTGTAAGTAATAAGGTGTCGTTAAAAAAACAGCCAAGATCGGAGAGGTTTTTCATCAGTGCTTATCCTGTTTATCCTCTGATTTTGGCTGTTACCCTATTTAAATTTAGAAAACTCATTCAAAAATAGACTATGGACTTCTATTTCAAGACTGATTGCTAGGCGCATTAGGAACTCGTGTATCTATGAGAGCCTGTGATATATCTGGGATAAACCAGTTAGCCTCTTTGCTGTTAAGAACTTTCACAGTCGGAACATTCAATTCAATCGCAGCAGTATCTGGATTCTTCTTAATCACCAACTGAGTTCCATCAAGTATCTTGAGAGCAACCGGGCCTGTCAATTCTTGACCTTGCCCATTAGGGCTAGAAGTAAAATTTTCTACTTTGGCATCATTCGCTAGATAGATGCCATCACAATCCCAGTTCTTTTTAGTAGACTGACCATTAGCGAGAAAATACAAACCATTTTCGTATACGGCATCTTCATTGTCTTCATCATTTGGTCTTTTGCCGTAAACTGCTATGGTATTACCTGTTTGGTTATTACATTGACCCCAGTTAATTCCCGTCTCTAAAGCATATTTTTGCAGTGTTAATTCCTCGGTTCTCTTTTTAATTTCTTCTGGTGTAAGACTTTCAACTTGAGTTTGGGTATCTTTGGTCTGAGAGAGTTCGTTAAGAGCTTTAATGACTTCGATATAGTCAGGGTTTTTGCTAAATTTTGGTCTATCAGCAAAAGAAGGTTGAGCAAAAGCGAAATTAGCGACAATCATTAAGACAATTAGCAGAGATTTCCAGATTTTCATGTTTTGATTCCTGTTGATAAGTAAGATATTTTGCAGTTGGGAATTGATTTTGGTGACAAAATTCATCATGCACTTCATTTTAGACAATTAATTTTTCTTGTTCTTCACTCGATGGCTGAGTATTGAAACCTAAAATTAATGAGAATATATAACTAGAAACTACAGATAGAAGAGTCCAAATGACATTTTCTGTAACAATAAATACACCCAAACCAATCAATATACAAGGGACAAAAGTATTACCATTTTCAGTTAAAAAGGTTGCGATCGCAGGCAAGTAGGTTAACTTGTAAGCGGTATAACACCATACACCTACTAGGGTAAAGAATACACTTATAATCACCAGCAGACTGTCTAATTCTGAGTTGGCAAACAGGGGCACATAGACGCTGATATTATCACTGCCATTAGCAAAGGCGATCGCAGCGACATTGCAAGTTTGCCCAGAGAGAAAACTCTTAACGATAGAGGGACAAGACGGCTCGGTTTCTTCTTCAGCTTCCTCTGGTGAATCCTCTTCGCGTTTTAGTAAACTGCTCATACCAATGATTATTGGCATTAAACCAAGTAGTCTAATCCAGTCCTCTGGTATAAACAGTCCACCAAAGAAACCGGGAAGGCTAGCAAAGATCAATGCCGCAAAGCCGAGATACTGACCAGCAAGGATGTGACGATTGCGGAACGTTTTACTTATTTGCGAAAAAAGTAACGTCAGAATGACAATATCATCGATGTTGGTAGCAGTGAATGCGGTAATCCCTGTGGTAATCGCAGTTGCTAAATCGCTCATTTATGGATGTCCTTATTTTCATGCTTGGGCATTTGGCATTTCCCTCTGCTCTCTACTTCGGAGCGTTTAAGTCCGTGCCGAAGCTTTGATTTACACTTTAGTCAAACTAACCGATAGAATCAAATGCTTTTATTTGTCAAAATGATAAATGAAAGTGATTAAAATTTTGACATCAAGTCTTAGGGATACGATAAATGGCAGGAATGACGCTTGAGCAGCTAAAAATATTTTTGGCTGTGGCGCACAACTTACACTTTACTCGCGCAGCAGAGGAGCTTTATATTACACAACCTGCCGTCAGTGCAGCGATTCACAACTTAGAGCAAGAATACGGAGTGAAACTATTCCATCGGATTGGTCGCCATATTGAGATTGCTGAAGCGGGTAAATTACTGCAAGTGGAAGCGCAGAAAATTCTCGATCAAGTTTCCTTAACAGAAAGGGGATTGCGAGAATTGAACAATCTGCAACGGGGAGTGAATTGAAATTAGGGTCGCAAGTCTGACTGCTATTGGTAACTATTGGCTACCAAGTAAAATTAGTGAGTTTAAGAGCCAATATCCTGAGTATCCAGATTGACTGTACTCTTGCCAATGCAGAAACGATTTGTGTCGGTACAGCGATGGGACAGTTTGATTTAGGTTTGGTGGAAGGAGATGTGAAGCCAGCACTTCAGAATACTTTAGACTATGAAATGGTGGGGAGCGATCGCTTGCAAATTGTAGTTGGTCAAAAACACCCTTGGTTTGAGTGGGGAGAAATTGATTTAAGCCAACTAACTCAAACTCCGTGGGTGATGCGGGTGCGGGAATCTGGTACACAACAAAGATTTGAGGAAGCGTTGCAAAATTGGGGGATAAACCTCAGCGACCTGAATGTAATTTTAGTGTTCACCAGTGGTGAGATGGCAAAAGCCGCGATTGAAAATGGCGTAGGTGCAACTGGAATTTCTGAGTTGATGGTAAAAAAGAAATCCAGTTAGGGACTCTGCGGGCAATTAGAGTTATTGATAACCGAGAAGGCAAGGGTACGATGCCTACGTCGGTCACTGAGCCTGTCCTGAGCGTAGCCGTTGGCGCAGCCTCTCGTAGAGAAGGGCGCAGCCGAAGTGCAGACTACGCCTACGCAGAAATAGTTCGACCTTTTTCAAAATCAAGCATCGTCAGCGTTTTCAAACTGCTCTTTCCAAAGTCTTTGAACAAATGTTGATATCGTCTGTGTTGGATGGTTCACATCAACATTTATCAGTTATTTAAAGGAGATTGGGGATTGGGCACAACCCTGATTTCTCACCACACCTCTTAAAGCCTACGCAAGTGCCGGGGAGAAGTAATGAGTAAGAAGTAATGAGTAAGAAGTAAGAAGTTTTTACTCATTACTCATTACTCATTACTCATTACTCATTACTCATTACTCATTACTCATTACTCATTACTCATTACTCATTACTTCTCCTCTGCTCCATCAAACGCCTTGAGCTTGTGAGAAATGCGGGACAAGAGGCAGAGGGGAAAAACTTACTGCTCCCCTGCTCCCTACACCTTCCGCATATTTCTACTGATGGGGTCAAAACCTCTAGAAAAGCGCGTACTTTCATCATAGTAAGCGCCAGTTAGATTAGCTCCATACAACTTGGCATAGTTGAGTTTTGCTCCTCGAAGATTTGCTTCATTGAGATTGGCACCACTCAAATTAGCTCTGGTCAAATTCGCTTTGGCTAAATTAGTACTACTCAAATCTGCTCCCCAGAGTTTAGCTTTAGCTAAGTTAACTCCACTCAAGTCAGATCCCCATAAATTAATTCCAGAGCAATCGGCTCCAATCAGCTTGTCCCCACTCAAGTTGACGGCTGGAAAATATCTTTCTCCTGCGGCAAAACGCCTTTTTAATTCTTCAGCATTCATGCGTCGCGTTCACCTTCTTTAGCAATACAGAAGTTATTTGTTTCCATTCTTGGCTTAGTTCTCCTGAAAATACTGGCTGACCACTGCGTTGATACCAGAAATGGGCATTTTTCAAATCGCCTTCTTTGCGGTGCAGATAAGCATGAACCCAAGCACTGTCAGCATCACTGGCATTTGCAACTATTTCATGAGCCTTGCTCCAATCACCTTTGTTGTCATACCACATTGCTTGCAGCCCTTTTGGTAGTGTCTGAGGACATGGGCGCTGCTTTTCGATCAATCGCAGGAATTCCTCTGTATTCACGATCGCCACCCAACAAGAATTAAACTTCTATTTCTAAGATACTCCTCAGTTTTAGGGGAGCAGGGGAGCAAGAAAGAAGTTACAGTCAGTTTTTCTCCTCTGCACCTCTGCCCCTCTGCCCCTCTGCTCCCCTGCCTCTTGTGCCCTTCATTTCTACTTAACTGGAATAACTTCAAACTGGAAAGTACCGATCAAACGGTTATCAATATAGACTTCTATTCTATGCTTACCAACGGGATCGCCAGCGGCGATTGTCCAAAAATTCTCAATTACACCTTCTGGAGCCGATTGTGTGCGACGTGTTACAGATGTCTTGCCGTCTGCTGATATTGAGAAATCTTCACCATTATCTGTACCCCAAGTTTCTGGAGGTTTTGGTAAATACAAGACTTCACGCCATTTCACTTCACCTTGGTAGTTTTTGAGTTTAATCCGCCACCCGTAAGTATTTCCTTCCTGAAGTGGCACTCTTGTTGTCTGAAAAATGGTAACGTTTCCTTTGGAGTCAACTCTCTTCAGACCAAACTCGGTGTTACTGACAGTAATCTGTTTTGCATTCGTTGGCGCCGGAGATGATATGGCGTTTTCTACCAAAACAGAAGTAGCGTTGATTGGCTTAGAACCGATGACCCCAGATATTAGCCAAAAAGCAGCTAGCACAGCAGTAGTAGTCCAAATTCTCATTAGTATGGTTTTCCTATCAGACTTTTGGTACTTATTCAAGTAATCTGCCATGTTTTCCGGGTCAAGGTTAGCGATGGTTAGACAAAGACGAAATTGCTTTGATAAATTTGGCGGATTTAATCAACCCACTGACTTTGGTTAACATAACCTTGTTCCCAGTCTGAAGACTGGGAACGAATTCCAAGAGGCTCTGCCTCTGGTCAAGAAAGAGGAGGTTGGTAATTACTCTACAAGACACTTCGCAACGGGATAGTGTCGCATGGATATAGTATTCTAAATCCTGAATTCTGAATTCTGACTCCTTCTTTATCTCTTCCTTTTCTAATCACACTTTGCACATGAGATACCAAGTTGGCGGTAGCCTCCACAGTGACGATCCTACTTATGTTGTGCGTCAAGCAGACGAAAAACTTTATAACAGTCTGAAAAGTGGTGATTTTTGCTACGTTTTCAACTCTCGCCAAATGGGTAAATCATCCCTACTACAGCGAATAAGTCGTCGTCTCAAGTCAGAAGGCTATAAATGTGTTTACTTAGACGTGACGCAATTGGGTAGCGAGGATACCACATCAGCACAATGGTATAAAGGAATCATTGTCAGCATATTCTACGGGTTAAATCTGGCGGAACACGTCAACTTTAAGCAATGGTGGAATATGCAAACAGGTCTGTCTCCTGTACAAAAATTACACCAGTTTGTTGAAGAAGTATTGCTGCCAAATGTCAAGAGCGATTGTGAAGGCGGCGGCGAAGCTAAAGGCATTTTCATTTTAATTGACGAAATTGATAGTTTGCTGAGTTTGAATTTTCCAGTCAATGACTTTTTTGCCTGGATTCGTCATTGCTACAATCAGCAGGCACACGATCCGAATTTTCAACGCCTGGGATTTGCATTGTTTGGAGTCGCCAGTCCATCTGATTTAATTGCTGACAAACGCCGAACACCTTTTAACATTGGGACAGCTATAGAGTTATACGGCTTTCGATTGCATGAAGCTAACCCATTGCTAAACGGGTTACAGGGAGCAATCAGTCAACCAGAAGTCGTGCTGCAAGAGGTGATCTATTGGACAGGGGGACAACCATTTTTAACTCAAAAACTTTGTCAATTAGTTCTCCAAACTGCCTTAAATACATCAGAGCGGAAAATTATCCTATCCCCAAAAACTGAGGCGTATTGGGTAGAAGCATTGGTGCGATCGCACATTATCCAACATTGGCAATCACAAGATGAACCCGAACACCTCCGCACGATTCGCGATCGCCTACTTTTCAACCAACAACAAGCCGGACGGTTATTAAGTCTTTATCAGCAGGTATTGCAAGCAGAGAAAATAGAGGACGCAAAGAATAAAAATACTAGCGACTCTTGGTATCCTCTACCTCCAATATCTCCCGTGCCTACCGATGATAGTCGAGAACAGACGGAGCTTTTACTATCGGGATTGGTCGAGAAACACAACGGCTATCTCAGAATTAAAAATCCCATCTACCGCAGTATTTTTAATGCTGAATGGGTGTTAAAGCAGTTAGACAATCTGCGCCCTTATTCACAGCCATTCAATGCTTGGGTAGCATCGGGCTTTCAAGATGAGTCACGTCTACTGCGGGGTAATGCCTTACAAGAGATTTTGGACTGGACTCAGCGTAAAAGTCTCAGCGATTTGGACTATCGATTTTTAGCAGCCAGCCAAGAATTGGAACGTCGGGAAGTCCAGCAAAAAATGGAAGTAGAACGCCTCAAAGAAATTGAAGCGCGATTAGCAAGCGAACAAAAGAGCGCCCTCCTTCAGCGACGACTCCTATTAGGAGTAAGTTTGGCCCTACTAGCAGTTATTGTTTTGGGGTTCACAACACTCTACGCCGATCGACAAGCATCACTGAGTGAGGTACGGGCGATCGCAGCTGCTTCCAATGGGAGTTTTAATTCCAATCAACGCTTAGATGCACTGGTACAAGCAATCCAAGCCAGAGAGAAATTTCAACGGCTCGATCTGCAAAATTTGGCAGATGCCAATGCCCTGGATCTCCAAACTCGCAAAGTATTACAACAAGCTGTCTACGGTGCTGATGAATTCAATCGCCTGTCAGGACATCAAGGGATTGTCTTAGGCGTTGATTTTAGCACTGATGGTCAGTGGATTGTCTCATCTAGCATCGATCGCACAGTCAAGCTATGGAAGCGAGATGGAACACTGGTGAGAACGCTACCACACACTGCAACCATACAAAGCGTCCGCTTCAGCCCCGATAGTCGCCGGTTAGTCGCTGCCGGCATTGATGGCACTATCCGTCTTTGGACAATCGATGGTAAATTGTCAACCATTTTTAAAGGACATAAATCTGCGGTGTGGCGAGTTGCCTTTAGCCCAGATGGACAAACGATCGCTTCTGCCAGTGGCGATTTTAGCGTCAAGCTTTGGCAACTAGATGGCACTTTAATCAGAACTTTTAAACATGAGCGTGCTGTGTGGGGAATTGCTTTCAGCCCCGATGGTCAAACTCTCGCTGCTTCTATGGTAGGCGGCACTAATAAGCTTTGGCGGTTGGATGGAACGCTGCTCAAAACATTCACAGCCGGAAGCGCAACTATTTGGAGTGTTGCTTTTAGCCCTGATGGACAAACTTTAATATCTGGCAGTGCAGATAAGATGGTGCGACTGTGGAATCGAGAAGGCAATCTCCTGAGAACTTTTAAAGGGCATACTGCTGAAGTATTTGGTGTAGCCTTTAGCCCTGATGGGCAGACTATTGCTTCCGGCGGTTCTGATAAAACCGTTAAACTTTGGCGAATAGATGGTACTTTATTAAGAACTTTGCAGGGGCATACCTCAAATATTCAAACCATCGCCTTCAGTCCCGATGGAGAAACTCTCGCCTCTGCCAGTCACGACAACACCATCAAACTCTGGAGAGTCAACTCACCTTTAGTAAAGCTACTCAATGGCCATCAAGAAATGGTCTGGCGGGTGGCATTTAGCCCTGATGGGCAACGGCTAGCTTCCGTTGCTGGCAAAGAAGTCAAACTCTGGAGACGCGATGGTTCTCTCGCCAAAACCATTGTTGAAGAAGATTCTCGAATGCTTAGTCTCGACTTTAGCCCCGATGGCCGAACTTTAGCGATCGTTGGTTCTAAGGGTATTGTGAGACTGTGGCAACTAGACAGCAATCAGCGAACCATTCTGGAAGGCCCAGGTATCGGTCTTTTGGGTGTTAGCTACAGTCCCGATGGCAATCGGCTAGTGGCAGTAGGTTTTGATTACAAGTTGAGACTCTGGCAACGCGACTCCAATGGACAGTTCCAACTCCAGCAAATTATCCAGGCGCATACAGGCCGAATTTGGGACATTGTTTATAGTCCAGATGGACAGTTTATCGCCTCTGCTAGTGCTGATGGCACTGTCAAACTGTGGACTTCAGAAAATAGCGAACGCCTGTTAGAAAAACCCGATCGCACCTTAGAAGGACATAAGAGTGAAGTCTTTGGGGTTGCCATTAGCCCGAATAGTCAATTGATTGCCTCTACAGGTGGAGATGGTCGTCTGCGACTTTGGAAACGTGATAGCACTCTGGTGAGGATCTTTGATGGTAAAAGTATTGGCTTAACGAGGGTAGCATTCAGTCCAGATGGTCAAA
This portion of the Nostoc sp. GT001 genome encodes:
- a CDS encoding class I SAM-dependent methyltransferase encodes the protein MSKKSDSQFQNLFSSPKSSNWDERLAQIAYRFNREYQRETFELPAEVQAMPIFAEWIAGSFSGRIASPFWEIAKPQKNQHCIDIGCGISFLIYPWRDWQAFFHGQEISNVARDTLNSRGPQLNSKLFKGVELGAAHQLNYPPEQFDLAIATGFSCYFPLEYWNAVLAEVKRVLKPGGHFVFDVLNPEQPLAEDWAVLETYLGAEVFLEPLAKWEKTIKAAGAKIMTQKSGELFELYKVRF
- a CDS encoding cadmium resistance transporter produces the protein MSDLATAITTGITAFTATNIDDIVILTLLFSQISKTFRNRHILAGQYLGFAALIFASLPGFFGGLFIPEDWIRLLGLMPIIIGMSSLLKREEDSPEEAEEETEPSCPSIVKSFLSGQTCNVAAIAFANGSDNISVYVPLFANSELDSLLVIISVFFTLVGVWCYTAYKLTYLPAIATFLTENGNTFVPCILIGLGVFIVTENVIWTLLSVVSSYIFSLILGFNTQPSSEEQEKLIV
- a CDS encoding DUF202 domain-containing protein, whose translation is MYNHNKYISVAQLLRWVQVIWKEISYYLRIFLIRAALGIRVLLMQLKLKPTEEDKDKKKPGRLNPSRIRDHLANERTYLAWMRTGIALLGFGVVIVRLRAFHVPLVPRPGNGWKLGLVFSLVGLITVWLSTSHYFAVRRDIEEDTYEPTDRWVLLFSLAVMILGTGVIYFVFTTSLDPLSPLIPE
- a CDS encoding AAA-like domain-containing protein, translating into MRYQVGGSLHSDDPTYVVRQADEKLYNSLKSGDFCYVFNSRQMGKSSLLQRISRRLKSEGYKCVYLDVTQLGSEDTTSAQWYKGIIVSIFYGLNLAEHVNFKQWWNMQTGLSPVQKLHQFVEEVLLPNVKSDCEGGGEAKGIFILIDEIDSLLSLNFPVNDFFAWIRHCYNQQAHDPNFQRLGFALFGVASPSDLIADKRRTPFNIGTAIELYGFRLHEANPLLNGLQGAISQPEVVLQEVIYWTGGQPFLTQKLCQLVLQTALNTSERKIILSPKTEAYWVEALVRSHIIQHWQSQDEPEHLRTIRDRLLFNQQQAGRLLSLYQQVLQAEKIEDAKNKNTSDSWYPLPPISPVPTDDSREQTELLLSGLVEKHNGYLRIKNPIYRSIFNAEWVLKQLDNLRPYSQPFNAWVASGFQDESRLLRGNALQEILDWTQRKSLSDLDYRFLAASQELERREVQQKMEVERLKEIEARLASEQKSALLQRRLLLGVSLALLAVIVLGFTTLYADRQASLSEVRAIAAASNGSFNSNQRLDALVQAIQAREKFQRLDLQNLADANALDLQTRKVLQQAVYGADEFNRLSGHQGIVLGVDFSTDGQWIVSSSIDRTVKLWKRDGTLVRTLPHTATIQSVRFSPDSRRLVAAGIDGTIRLWTIDGKLSTIFKGHKSAVWRVAFSPDGQTIASASGDFSVKLWQLDGTLIRTFKHERAVWGIAFSPDGQTLAASMVGGTNKLWRLDGTLLKTFTAGSATIWSVAFSPDGQTLISGSADKMVRLWNREGNLLRTFKGHTAEVFGVAFSPDGQTIASGGSDKTVKLWRIDGTLLRTLQGHTSNIQTIAFSPDGETLASASHDNTIKLWRVNSPLVKLLNGHQEMVWRVAFSPDGQRLASVAGKEVKLWRRDGSLAKTIVEEDSRMLSLDFSPDGRTLAIVGSKGIVRLWQLDSNQRTILEGPGIGLLGVSYSPDGNRLVAVGFDYKLRLWQRDSNGQFQLQQIIQAHTGRIWDIVYSPDGQFIASASADGTVKLWTSENSERLLEKPDRTLEGHKSEVFGVAISPNSQLIASTGGDGRLRLWKRDSTLVRIFDGKSIGLTRVAFSPDGQMLAAAGFDNTIKVWKIDGTLLVTLNGHTSNVSSVAFSPDGKTLASGGDDQLVIMWDLEQILHLNLLKYSCDWVRDYLKTNITVEKSDRSLCNYRLFH
- a CDS encoding pentapeptide repeat-containing protein, yielding MNAEELKRRFAAGERYFPAVNLSGDKLIGADCSGINLWGSDLSGVNLAKAKLWGADLSSTNLAKANLTRANLSGANLNEANLRGAKLNYAKLYGANLTGAYYDESTRFSRGFDPISRNMRKV